The Vigna unguiculata cultivar IT97K-499-35 chromosome 11, ASM411807v1, whole genome shotgun sequence genomic sequence GAAGGGAATACGTACGCACGAGGGAACAAGAAAgagggaaaagaaaagaagggaaCAGTGACGCCGCTGAACCAGAGACCCGACGGAGCTGCGACGCGAAGCGACCGGAACTGCGACGTCGACGAGCGGAGCTACGGCGTCGAAGGTGATGAAGATCAAACTCGAGATCACGAAATAGGTCAACGTTCGATTAGGATTTTCCATTTGGGATTTGGGCTTCGATCTCTGCTTACAATTGGATTTTCGATTTGGGTCGTTGGGGTTTTAATTTGGACTTAAAATCTGAATGCCAACGACATGTTTTTCTGTCATTTCATGCCGTTTTTCGAATTCGGTAACTCGGTCTCAAACTCGCGAGTCTGGTACGAGTCAGCGAATTAACTCCGagtttgaaaaataacgaaTTTATATGTGAGTTAACTCGTCAACAGTGTCATGACTCGCAGACTCGTACGGGTTTACGAGTCAACCCGCGAGTTCGATAACCTTGGATGAAAtgcttaaaatttgattttgtacTATTGTTGATGGATACAGATTTTGGCTGTTAGCGATAATTGATGAATGGAGGGCGACGGCGAGGAGTTGACGGCGCAGGAGACTGCTTTGTATGATCGACAAATCAGGGTTTGGGGAGCCGATGCTCAAAGAAggttccttcttcttcttttactttTGAAATTCTTAATTGTTTTATGCTCGGTTTATTCTGTTACTTTGTTCTCATAACCTAATTACATTctgctatttttatttttcatcgtatctaatttaaaaatttaaataaattctcCATGCAGCATTTTAATTATAGTTTCTGTTTGTTATTCTGGTTTACCTAGATTAAGCAAAGCTCATGTCTTGGTCTATGGAATGAAAGGAACTGTAGCTGAGGTAAATCCaccactttatattttttgtttctctaaTTTGACTTTGacacacaaaacataaaaatgactaaaatagGATGTTGGGTTTGGTTACCGGTTCTTCTTGTTGCACTTTCTTTTGTATCCTTCTCATGTTTTTGTCATATTGTGTGGTGTTTGAGTTTACTTTTGTTGGTCAGTTTTGCAAGAATATTGTTCTTGCTGGAGTAGGTAGTCTGACTTTAGTAGATGATCGGGTTGCTACTGAGGAGGCACTTTCCTCAAATTTTCTCATCCCTCCTGTTGAGGATGTGTATGGTGGAAAGACCCTTGCCGAGCTTTGTTGTAATTCTCTTAAAGATTTCAATCCTATGGTTCGTGTTTCAGTTGAGAAAGGTTTTTGTTTCAAACCCGTCCCTTCTTAGTTTGGTTTCTGCTTCTGCATTGCTTTCTTGTGGCTTTTGACATTATGTTGTGTTTGTACTTTTATGTTGTTCATCTTGGCTTCAGGGGATTTGTCAAGCTTTGGTGTTGAATTCTTCAGCAAGCTCGATGTTGTGGTCGTCAGTTGTTGCTCACTTTCAGCCAAAGTAGTTTGGAATATTTTTTACTTCCGATGCTGTACATAGTTGCTGTACACAAAATAACTTTACACATTTCCCATACTGTAAAGTGTCTTTTAACATTCTTGTTTgcctttttttctttgtttgtagAAACTGGCTAATGACAAATGCAGAAAGCTATCAAAACGTGTAGCATTTTATGCTGTTGACTGTAGGGATTCTTGTGGTGAAGTTTTCGTTGATTTGCAGgattataaatattcaaaggtACGCTTCACTTCACTGAAACTAATTTGTCACAATTATTGGATTTCACGActagatattttttctttgattgtGTCGAGTCAATTTGTGTGATTTTTATATGACGATGGTTTGTAAAGAACTCAATTTGTACTATATTTGTGATTACAATGAATAAAAGGTCGTCATTTttggtatgattttttttttcttgctattAGTGGTAGAAGCTACAAGGGAAGCATAAGTACAAGTTcataaaaacagaaaaattaGTGAACGCATAAGTTGGGATATATGACACTTAAATTCTTATATTCACATTGCTGCCCGTGATTGTGGATTGTATGTCTTACTATTTGATAATTAGACTCATTAAgacttttcaaaatcatttttgtttttttgttatgCTCATGGTTATTAAACTTTTGTGTTAACCCGTAGACTTGGGACGGGTTTACGTCTCCACGAAGATGCAGCTGATTAGCTTGGTTGCAAACATGTTTTTAGCAAGCTCAATTGAACTTGCACAATCCTGGGACCTTGTTGTGGTAAAAACCTTTTTCCCAAAATTATGGTTTTTGGTGATGTTTGGCAGCATTGATGTCAATCAGGCATTGTGATCGCAGGGCGTAAGAGAAGAGTTTCTGTCCCTGCTTTTGTTGTTGTAGGTGCTCTTTGTCATCTGTTCTTAGTAACTCTTACGAGTTTTCAGTTCAACTTTATGGATCTTTCCAAGTTTACATAGACTGTTGAGTTTAACAACCTTGCTTATGTTTTGTGACAAGAAATAAATTGTTTGTGAATGCAAGTAGTAAATTGTAAGCATTAGATGATCCCGGAGTGCTTTCTAAAGCTgcatctattttctttttaacacTCTATTCTTATTTGGCAGAAAAAACAGGATGAAACCGTTGAATGCGATTTGAAATATCCTTCTTTTGAGGTATGCCAGTCTTAATTCGTTATAGTTGCAATACTACTTTGTATTTCTTTTCAATATGAGAAGAAATCCTTTAATGTTTCCCAAAATAGTATGTGTTGCAATTCCTAAGACCTTCAAAACTTATACCtacatttatctattttatcatctgcataaagaaataaaaataacagttgAAATAACATGTTTATTTTGACCCGAAGGGTAGTTGATGCAACCGGTAATCATTATAGGAGGCCATACTATTAATTTGCATCAGGTACCCCCATGGTATGACTTCAAATgcataatacttttaaattcaGCGATCCTAGTATCATAATTTAGAAATCAGGAAAGAGAAGTATCCTCTTTTCTATCATGTACTTTAGGTCTGCCATGCTTCCCACATGATTTCTTTGCTGGAATTAAAATTTCAGAGTTGTgttgattttgtaaaataaaagtgGGCCTGTAAAACAATCTGAAATGGCAGATGTGGGATTAGTGTTATTGTGCTTGTGATTTTGTCTTGGTTGTCTATGTCTTTAATAGTTTACTGGAGTGACCATCCTTTTGTATTTGAGAGCTATTTTCGTGAGTGTGGCTATTTCTTTTTTCCTGCAGGATGCATTGTCAGTACCTTGGAGGTCACTTCCCAAGAGAATGTCAAAGCTGTACTTTGCAATGAGAGGTATGGTAAACTGTACTGCTCTGTTTGTAAGTAAAACACAAGAAAACGAAGTGATTCTAATCAATTGGAAATTGAAAACTTTACTGTTGATTGGGTCCTTAGACTGTGTTAACAAAGAAGATATAGTGAAAGACGTGGAGTGAAAGCTTGCTTCTTGTGTGTGAAACAAGTTTGTTTTCATTCTGAAGTAAACAATTAATACAtatctatttttattctcttcctTTGAATTTTATGATCAGTCTGGTCTGTAGACAAATTTGCAGTTAGTAACGTTTTGTTGTCCATTGCAGTAATTGAAAAGTTTGAAGAGGCCGAAGGACGTAGTGCTGGGGAAGTTTCAATTGCAGATCTTTCTGCTGTTCTCAAGCTGAAAAAGGACCTATGCACCGCACAAGTATGCTTCCTGAAATTTGTTATTTTGCTGGTATTACAAAATCCTCTTTATATCtgatatttatgtttgtgttgACAGTCTCTCAACGAATCTCATGTGCCTGACACTCTTTTAGAAAGATTGGTGACAAATGCAACAGAATTTCCTCCTGTTTGTGCTCTTATGGGGGGAATTCTTGGACAGGTACTAACTAGTTTTCATTGCGTTGCAAAAATGTTTGTGATATTTAACTGACGAGGTTGACTTTAACGTCTCAGGAGGTTATCAAAGCAATTTCTGGAAAAGGAGATCCGCTaaagaattttttcttttttgatgtTTTCGATGGGAAGGGCATTATAGAAGACATATCTGCGAATTGATTAATGGCTGAATTTTCGGTAATCTAAATCTGGGATGTAAGGTTTTGTCAAAACAGCAcagaaaaactagtaaaattcTAAGATCTCTGAAAAGAAACTGACCCTTCTTATTAACTGCTCGTATTAGTTTCTTAGTTGGTAATTATTTATCTAGACTAATGACAGTTACAGTTAGGATCTTCTAATTGTGAAGAAACTAGTCACTCAAATGTATGTAAGCACTTTGGACCGTGGATTGTATTTCATCATCGAATGGCTTTTGAAGTTATGAAGCCTTATTTTCCTTATGTTTATGTGTTCTTCTAGAGGGTACACGTAGCTATTTGCTTTTCTTCAAATCTTCTCTATTtctcttaaattaaatatttttaacatttactgtgtttttcatttttttttacttaactATTTATTAAATAGCATGATAGGTAACAAAGCATGATAGATACAGGTTATTACAATTTACATTTTATGTGTATGCAAAATAAGTCATTGTAGTACTTTTTCTGTATAATTGATGAAATCAGATCATATTCATTTAAC encodes the following:
- the LOC114170005 gene encoding SUMO-activating enzyme subunit 1A-like isoform X1, coding for MEGDGEELTAQETALYDRQIRVWGADAQRRLSKAHVLVYGMKGTVAEFCKNIVLAGVGSLTLVDDRVATEEALSSNFLIPPVEDVYGGKTLAELCCNSLKDFNPMVRVSVEKGDLSSFGVEFFSKLDVVVVSCCSLSAKVKLANDKCRKLSKRVAFYAVDCRDSCGEVFVDLQDYKYSKKKQDETVECDLKYPSFEDALSVPWRSLPKRMSKLYFAMRVIEKFEEAEGRSAGEVSIADLSAVLKLKKDLCTAQSLNESHVPDTLLERLVTNATEFPPVCALMGGILGQEVIKAISGKGDPLKNFFFFDVFDGKGIIEDISAN
- the LOC114170005 gene encoding SUMO-activating enzyme subunit 1A-like isoform X2, giving the protein MEGDGEELTAQETALYDRQIRVWGADAQRRLSKAHVLVYGMKGTVAEFCKNIVLAGVGSLTLVDDRVATEEALSSNFLIPPVEDVYGGKTLAELCCNSLKDFNPMVRVSVEKGDLSSFGVEFFSKLDVVVVSCCSLSAKKLANDKCRKLSKRVAFYAVDCRDSCGEVFVDLQDYKYSKKKQDETVECDLKYPSFEDALSVPWRSLPKRMSKLYFAMRVIEKFEEAEGRSAGEVSIADLSAVLKLKKDLCTAQSLNESHVPDTLLERLVTNATEFPPVCALMGGILGQEVIKAISGKGDPLKNFFFFDVFDGKGIIEDISAN